CAGAGTCATGTCCACAAGAAGCCGGCCCTCTGAAAGCACGCACCACGATGCTAAATTCAGCAGTATTAATAGCATGGCTACTGCTAATTCCATCTTGAATGGTGGAGGCCAAGAGATCGATCAGGAGCTATGCAAGGGGAAATGGGGTGCTCGATCGATTCTATAGAAATCAAGATGAATCTTGGACGTTAGCAATGCGTTTTATGCattgaaaggaaatgaaatgatatGAAAGGGGAGGGACATCAAGTAGATACAATTTTGGCTCCAACTCGAGCATTATATATTCATGTCGTGAACCAGACATAGCAACCAATTATATATGTATGAGAGGAAATTAAGGAAATGACCAAACTCGGCAAATGAGACCCATCAACAAATTGATGAACTATCCTTACGTACGATCATAGAATCTTGAAAGGGAAGACAAACACCATTCTTTATCTGGTGTGTGAATTGGTGATGGATCGTGGATTTTGTTTGGTGAACATTACGTTTTTCAAGTCATTTGATCGGTTAGACTACTCAACAAACTTTAGTTTTAAGAGAAAGTTGGTGTCTGTGTTggaatagatttttttttataaataaataaaaaaaatacagtaaatTAGCACATAtcgaaaacaatattttataaaatagtgcTGTCTGATCAAAGTCACGGGTagacatgtaaaaaaaaaaaaaactttctgcCTGTAGACAAATACCCGTTGGAAAGGTGAAGAGATCTATGCTGTTGAAATTACTGGCCAACTTGTGAGTGACATTAACAATTGAttggtgctttttttttttgaattcgagGAAATCCCACCCTCTGAAAAGCGTACTTTGTGGGCCTAGATAAGCAAGTAAATCCCCGGttgtcccaggctcttacaagaagtgcacgccctgactcgaactcaagacctgctgtgcagatctcaagccTTTTACCACCACGCTACACCCCTTGGGGACTAATTGATTGGTGCTGCTAAGAGAGAAGATTGAAACacaaacaataaacaaatagaACCTAGAATGTTTGATCACTTTTTTGCTCATGTTTTCccatgattaatttaaaatatatatttaaaaataagattagctaagttaattatataaaaatatattaaaacaataccTTAGATATTAGCCCTCTTTATGAGAAAAATGATTGTTGAGACTTTTTCTTACGAGAGGGCAGCATGAGCGAAAGGTTCATTGGCACTTTAgcatttttaaactaattttgatGGCTAAGTTGTAGGAAGATAAATGTGTTCATTTATTGGCGGCACTGAAGCATAAATAcgatgataattaaaatatattttattctattgaaatatattttttttaatttttaaaaaataatttttgaaatcagtatattaaaaaaaaatttaaaatataaataaataattttaaataaaaacaaaattcaaatttttttaaaaagttgttagAAATGTAATCTCAAACTATTTCTAAGTGTTTATTTTAAGAGTGCCGtaggaatttttaaaaaaatatttttgttttaaaatatattaaaataatttttttttttttttttaaattaaattttaacattaacataaaaaaataatttgaatccaaaaacaaaaataaatggttGTATAAATTGTCTTCAAGTCCAAGCCTTGGACTTTGGCCCGTAACATAACAAACAGAAACGGGTGAACCATTGTCTTGAGCCCAAGCACACACCAGTACcaatatacaaaaacaaaaacgatTGGGGCTGTTTTGCAAATAAGCgtaattttgtttctcttttggtGTACGGTTTCAGGCAGCTCTGACAGAAAACTGTGACGATAGACTGAGAGAGGGCGAGACTCTCCAGCCTCTTCAAAAGCCCAAGGTTAGTCCTTTCTCTCGAAACTTGATTTCCCATCTTGAAATTTCTTCTGGGTTCAGATCTTTTGTTGTAAATTTTATatctatttgattttgtttactttttatttctttgcttGTAAGCTCTACATCTTAGTGGTTTGGAGGTAATAGCCAATAGTTTGGTTGCTGATAAAATTGTGTTtggaatgtttaatttttttgagatgatgaaaaagtttttgagtctttttgtttgtttcaaaagggtttttagagaaaatgaaaaactgATGTTAAATAGGCAGCATAATTGTGCTTAGCTCAGCTCATTAGAGGTTTCTGTTACCTTGGCTGTTTTGGGAAATAAATTaggatttcagaatttttgttGTGTgaagttttggttttgttttgtattggaAGCTTGACCGGGAGTGAAATGTGCTTGCTTGGTGTTGATTTGGATGGAATTTTTTCATGCCGGTTGACCTTTTTTGTGATAAGAAATTTAAGCcagggaagagaaaaaaagtggGAATTGTCGATTTCTTTTAGGTTTTATGCCTGTTCTATTTAAGTTGTGCTCAGTAGCTCTGGCTTGGAACAAAAAATGTGGAATATGGAACTGCTGTTTCTGCATCTTCGTGTCTAGATTTTACTTTCTGGGAAATAGGAATTTGTTGATACATTCTTAACAATCATGAATTGTTCTTATTTCTGTGGTTTTACTTTCTGGGAAATAGGAATTTGTTGATGCATGCTTTAGAATCTTGAATTGTTCTTATTTCTGTGGTCACTTACTTTTGTTTTGACAGGACCGGACTATTTTACTGGTTCCTTGAATACCTTTTTTTAAGTGCTCACGGGACCAAGGATGCAACTTTGAATGCAAAATTGGTGGCCaggcttttggtttttttgtatGTACGAAAGACTGGTTTGGGATAATTGATTTGAaagattttcattctttttcatGGAGACCTTGTGGAAGCTTTTATATTTGCTGGAGCCTGCACCTGTTACCCTTATAGTGACAGCAGTGGCCGTGACATTTGGGTCTGCTTTTCGAGCTTTAAATTATGGGAAAGAGATGGAGAGGAATCTTGACTTGTCTGAAGCATCCATTACATTGGATAGGTCTCAAGCGCTAATGATCCCAATAATGAGTTCTTGCAGTTTGCTTTTGATGTTTTACCTGTTTTCGTCTGTCTCCCAACTCCTTACTGCATTCACAGCCATTGCCTCTGTTTCATCTCTTTTCTTCTGCCTCTCTCCTTTTGTTGCCTATATAAAGTCACATTATGGCTTGGCAGACCCATTTGTGTCCCGTTGCTGTGCAAAGTCATTTACAAGAATCGAAGGGTTATTGTTGCTATCATGCTCTCTTACTGTTGCAGCCTGGCTTGTATCTGGGCATTGGATATTGAACAATCTGTTGGGTATTTCAATTTGCATTGCATTTGTGAGTCATGTACGCCTTCCAAACATCAAAATTTGTGCAATGCTCCTCGCATGCTTGTTCGTATATGACATATTCTGGGTGTTCTACTCAGAGAGATTTTTTGGTGCCAATGTCATGGTGTCAGTGGCGACTCAGCAAGCATCGAATCCTGTTCATACAGTGGCTAATAGTTTGAGTCTTCCAGGGTTGCAATTGATTACAAAGAAGCTTGAGTTGCCTGTGAAAATAGTCTTCCCCCGAAATTTGTTCAGTAGTACAGCTCCAGGAGGAAATACTACAGATTTCATGATGCTTGGCCTTGGGGACATGGTATGTTAGGATTTCTTGTTAGTGTTCTTGCATGGCATTTTTCAAGTCAATAAGAAATGCGCCATTCCCCCACCAAAATGCAGCGAGGTGGTTGCATCAAAGTTTCTGCATAAAGTTTTCATAGATGGACTGTTGGTCATTTTGGGACTTGATTTTCTGTTCTGTTTGAAAACAATGACCACGGCATCTGTATAGTATTAGCCCCAATCCCCCTCCAATGGACTGATCTTTGTTACGCATTCTTTTGTTAAAGATGGTGACTAAGCCGTCCATTGTCCAATCATGCTAAATATCAGTTCTCTATATTTTCTTGTTGCATCCTGTTCTTGGATTGCTTGGTCCATCGTTGATCTGCAGCCTCTAATCCCTTGATTGGATTTGCATACAATTTTTAGTTCAGACATCACAGGAAGACTCTTTGCATCGTTAGTTCAGATTGTATCCACAGGAGCCCATGGTTCTACATCTTTTTACTTTGCATGTAGATGTAAAATGATGAATACACAAGATCTTTAGGACCCATTGGTCAAAAATCTTCATAATCATTACGCCTCTGGTTATACCTTGTTTCTTCTACCTTTCCAGTTCACAGGCCTTCCACAAACTGATTGTCAATGTTGCTGTCTTTCTCTCCAACTTATTGTTTCTTGTAGTGACTAAAAGCTAAGCTGTTATGAATAATGATCTTACTGCCCTGCTTGCTTGGAAAATGAAGTTGTGAATCCTTTGCAACTTCATTTTGGTAAAGATATTCGTTAAATTTATTTGCACACTCATGCTTGCACACCAAAATCTTACTAGGTTTTTTCCAAATGGAGAATATGATTTTGGCATGTTGTGCTTTTCCGagagaaaatattgaaagatgtgacattttatttcaataatgtTGTTCTTGCAGGCTATTCCTGCCATGCTTCTAGCTTTAGTTCTTTGTTGTGACTACCGAAAGAGCAGAGATCCGGTGAATCTCTTGGATTTATATTCTTCCAAGggacaaaaatatatatggtatgCTCTTCCTGGGTATGCCATTGGATTGGTAATCGCCTTAGCAGCTGGTGTCCTGACTCGCTCACCCCAACCTGCACTTCTCTATCTGGTACATCTATCGCCAATGTATTTATTTGTTGCTTGAATATTGTAGTTGGAATATACCTGCCTATGCTTGAGTGTTGGATTGCACaactttgtctttattttttgagCTTTCGGCTGTAAGAGGTCGAAAAACATATTTGTATTTCTCCTGagtttttcctttcttgtttttttgttgatttgctTGATGGTGAATGTAGGTGCCTTCAACCCTTGGACCTGTTATTGTTGTCTCTTGGTTTAGGAGGGAACTGCCCGAGTTGTGGGAAGGAAGCATGTCTAATGTCAATGACAAAGCACGCCAAATACAAGTTTGAGCCCACCTCTGCTGTTTGCACCATGGAGTTTAGTGGGCAAGCTAAAAGTTGTAAATTCACCAGGAAATTCAATCCATGAAAAACTTAAACAAGAGAATCAACAATTTGATGTTTACTTAATTGTATTTGACTCTTCGCACAACCACTTCAAATGTCACAGATGAAAGAAGGGAAGGAAATTTATCTACACTAATTTTAGGATTATTTCAGAGATTTAAAAGATAATCACATCATTAATTGATCAATTTACATGCACCtacaagaacataaaggattTCTTTGGGACTAGACGAGATCTCCTGTTATTCTTTAATCGATCAGATTTGTATTCGATCTTCgaatattattgatttgatatggTTACCCAGGTTGTTCCCGAACTATTGTCAAGCGTTGCTCCTTTTCCCTTTGATCAATCCCCTCTTACAAGACCGTCTCTTGAGCCATGCTGTTGGAGGAAGGATAATCAATTAATGACTAGCCCTGATTTAacatttaatatgatttataagGACCACAATGACATTTGTTCTTTAAATATTGGTTTGGGCCTTGGCTCTTAGGGTTtggacaataaaataaataaagatgtttaaacaataataaagtaaatttagattaacttcactaataaaacattttttgaaatataaaattaaaaaaactgcaaaaaaccaaaataaaatcaaaaaattcaaGGTCCAATAACAAATATTagcctcattctttttattttgacttttttagtccggcaagtttttaaaattgatatttttttatataattttattatttaatattaaattgaatttcttgattgaatccatatttaaaacttaatgtgttgtgaatttgagagattaactcagatttaaaatatttatttagattcatttttgtattttttttttctacactcatttttttccagtttcattctccaaaacttgatttaatcGGAGATTAGgcttcgttattttttttttattttctttctattgaaactttcattaattttgaaaatggtCCAGATTTtctcatatcttttttattttttttttatttattagatttagcttctttttaaagaatcttttttaattaaattaaatgagttgttcaatattagttttaaaaaatatattatttaatatgtcatcatctataattttttaagttcataaaaaaattatcttagccGCAGCACTGCGCGGGCCAaaaattcatttgttttatttttatttttttaattgtatgttttttagtttcattctttaacatttagtttaattagaaattgagaactaattttttttgttttctatataaattttcattaattttgaaaaagaaggatATCcacaggaaataaaaaaaaaaaaacccagtttATTTAGTATAGAAATAATGTCATTAGCTATATATTCAAttcaatgttatatatataaccaaacaTTATACTCATAACATTCCTGCATGCAGAACCTATTTGGTGTGAGAAAAGTAtcgtatatttgtttttatttaatgtggattgtaataataaattaatgttttttcacttCATTAGCAAAACCAGTTAACTAATCTTAAAGGATAGAGGAAGCTTTTAACGATTCCATTTatcattttagaattatttggGAATAACTcggttttttaatgattttttgcataattaaattattatttttttttgcattatcaagctttttaattagatttttttattttatttttcaacattaaattaaactttttaattgatttcaagtttaaatttaaaaatattgtgaatttaaGAGCTTAACTCAAGTTTAGAAGATtcgtataattttttaaaaactcatctttttttagttttatcatttagcatatattttgattgtatattgagtttcataatttatctatttaattttttatatataatatttttcattgattttaaaaattacctggttcttctagttttttttatttgttgtttttttgttatattcatcttattgttaaatatttttttaaaaataaaataaaattaattatttaatatttatcttttaaaaaatattatctagtATATCAACATctccatttgttttttacatttctcTAAAGgttagagaaaaaatatttggcTTGCGATAGAGCATGAgtaaaaaattcttttgttttattttctaagattatattttttctgttttattttttaatattttatttatttaaaaattgtgctccataattattatttttggctTTCTATGTAACTAATAGTACTACTATAAATTATCTTATTATCATGTGGGATTATCCCATGACAGATTGCACGCTCTTGTCTCCTCGTTTTCACCATAGTCTACTCCGaaacctctctctctttctcttcattttGTTCTCCAAGAACCGAACAACACAAAAAGCCTCTTTCAAATTCAATCTCATTTAACAGAGCTCCTATCcccattttctatttttcactccataatttcataattaaacCCAAACCCGGATATGGTATCAGCAATGGCTGCCACGTGTTCTCCGACCTCTCTCCAGCTTCGATTAGCCTTCAACTGCCATAACTGTAGACGATCACCTGCAACACTCACACGGGCTTGtgtgaggaagaagaagattgataGTAACCTTCGCTTTCTCTTTCTGTCTCAAAATGAACCGCGACGTAATGGGAGTTCGTGGGTCGTGTCGAGTTCGTGGACTGATTCGGATAATGGGAGTGATGAGTCTATTGAGAATCAGAGAAAGAAATGGTTTGGAGGTAAAGATGTGCACATTTTGATTTTtggccttttgttttgttaattttgagaattgaatgatgggttttatttttctaagctTGTAAAGCAAAATGTAGCTCTCTCGAGTGGGTTAAAGTTAGCCCATTTGGCAAAatgtttcatttttgtttttgtttttgtggtagTTTTgggaaataaattatgaatatgaggggttttttatattaaattgtgGAATGTAGTAGCTCTTTCAAGGGTGTTAATTTCAGGGTGCGAGGAAAAGTTTCTTAATAGTAATCATATTAGTGAATGGTATTGTGTAAACGCAAACAAAGTTATTATCTTTGTTGCTGTTGATTCCGTTGATACTTGCTTTGTATATGAACTCTTTTGTTGGGTTATTATTGCTGCATTTTCGTGTGAAAGTGAGAATGGTTTTAAAGGTTTCATTTGTGCCTTTTTATGGACTAATTACACTTTGGAAGTAGTTTGCTTTCAGGCATGGTTGGAGCTGGAGTAGCTGGGGTCATCCTATTTGCGGGGCTTACCTTTGCAGCATTGTCTTTAAGCAAGCGGAGCACTTCCAGTAAGTGGCTGCCTCTATTCTTAGAAGAATTTAAATGACCAGtgctgataaaaatatatgaaaacttTATATCATCAGATGTTATTTTTCCTtctgaaaaaatgaaatgaaagaaagaacagATTTCCAATTGTATGCTATCACAATCTTCTGGCTACTGTTGCCTAATCTTTTGGTCTGAATGTCATGTGCTTAATAAACAAATGGGCTTTACTAGAATGTATGCATctcttgaatttttcttctccttggTGTTCAACCAATGCAGTGCTTAATTATAATGTTACATACAGGACCAAAACAAGAGATGGAACCATTCACAACTCAGCAGGAAGTTTCATTGGTCTCTGACAAGGAGGATGATAAAGTTGAGGAGAGTGAAAGCGAGGAAAGCAAGAAAGGTATAGAAACGGATCTTTCTTCATCTCCAGAACTTAACGAAGCACCCAGTGAAAATAAACTTGGTGACAATAAGGAGACCTCTGTAGACAGTGTTGATTATGCTACTAGGGTCAGTGATACTGTTGATAATGAGTCTGTTCAAGAAAATTTGCAATATGAATCAAATTTTGATGACAAATCTGTTGCTTCTGAAACAACAACCAGCTCAGAGAATTTGCTCAGTTCTGATATTAGTGCAAGTTCCCCTATATCAACCTTCGAAATAGAACAAAACCCTGTTAATGTAGAACCTAGCAATGTGCCAGATTTAACAAATCTTAACACAGACCACCAGAGTGAATCGCCTGCCTCAAAGATAGATGAGAATTCTGACTCATCGTTGAATTCTTCTAATTCCATCATTTGTGAACCCAGTGAGCCTGTGGGTGTGAAAATTTCAGAGAGTTCACCCATGGATACAAGTTCAGATCCTCAAATTGTCTCCCAAGATGATATGGAGACTGTAGCCTCATTTTTAACCAAAGTAAATCTTGATCTGAGCAACACAACCCAGGATTCAGCTGAGAGAAATAGTTCTTCCCTGGAAGTGAATCACTTAGATGAAAGAGATTCCTCAGAAACAATTTCCGAGTCAGCTTCAGTCGACCCATTTGCAAACACAGACGTCATTATTGCTAGTAACGAGATGAAGGAAAGCAAACCATTTTTTGAACCACCAACTCCTGAAATTTCCTTCTCAGCTGGTATACCTGCTCCATCAGCAGTTTCTGCAGCCTTGCAGGTGCTTCCTGGAAAGGTTCTAGTTCCTGCAGTTGTTGATCAGGTTCAGGGGCAGGTATTAGCTGCACTGCAAGTTTTGAAGGTACTTCTTTGCTATCGTTTTTGCTTCTCATTATTTTAGAGGATGATGAGGCAATCAGCGTGTATAACCTGTACAGATAAATGAGGACAACCAGTTTGAAATTCCTTTGAACTGCAATTTCAGGTTATTGAGGCTGATATTCAATCCAGTGATCTATGCACCCGGCGTGAATTTGCTCGTTGGTTAGTGGCTGCTAGCAGTGCTCTTTCAAGGTATGCATCTTTCTTGTTAGTATTGCTTGTCTAGCACTGAGCTTGAGGATGAGCACCCAACTAGCAATGCAAAGTGTTTATCAGAAGCTCAGAATACATGTTTTGACTGCCTTCTAATTGCTTGAAGGAGCACGGTGTCAAAAGTATATCCTGCGATGTACATTGAGAATTTTACTGAACTTGCATTTGATGATATCACGCCTGATGACCCTGATTTTTCATCCATTCAAGGTTCAAACTTCATTTCTGAGCTTCATTTGAAATTTTAGTAACAAGGCTTTATTCCACTGCATTACAGTTATTAACCGAGTTGTATCTTTTTCAGGCTTAGCTGAAGCAGGACTTATCTCAAGCAAGCTTTCAAGTGGTGGTTTGCTTTCTTCTTCAGTTGAAAACCGAGGTCCATTTTACTTTGCTGCTGAAAGGTGATAGCAGTTTTACCTTGTAATATCAACTGTGTTGATTCTGATACCCtgttaaattgttaatgaaTAGAGTATTCTTTTCACTGTTAGACTGGTTTTTGTCCTTTGTAGAATTAGCGCACCTATGTGCTTACCCtgttaaattgtattttattagtATTGATGCTACATATATGAAGATGCTATCTATCCCTGGCATTATGGTGTTGTGCAAGAGACCTCAGTGCAAAATTTTTCCTCTGCCTACCTTGTCATGCATTATGTGCTATATCATTCTGATAATTTACCATGGAAAATCTTGCTCTATATTCTTCTTTTGGGATCTTTCTGTCTTCTATTTCAAATATGTGGTTCAATATTACTATTTACAATATTATGATTTCTCATTGTTGCTGTAATCATCAAGTTTTACCATTGCAGCCCTTTGTCACGCCAGGATCTTGTCAGTTGGAAGATGGCCCTTGAGAAAAGACAACTTCCAGAAGCTGATAAAAAGGttggaacctttttttttcttaatctgtCTCTTTTGCTACTCTGTCAGTACATAGTCAAAGTTTTATCGGTCAGTTTTGTGTCATCTTCACTTTGCAATCATTTACAGATGCTGTACAAAGTTTCTGGGTTCAGAGATATTGACAAGTTAAACCCGGATGCATGGCCTGCTCTTGCGGCTGACTTGTCTGCAGGAGATCAAGGAATTATATCACTTGCATTTGGTGAGTCATGTTAGCCTATGATCgtagtttattaattttctgtTAAGTTGGATAATTGAGATGCCTCAACGCACCAACCCTCACCTTTGTGTCTTCCAAAAGGTTGCACAAGATTGTTCCAGCCAGATAAACCTGTCACAAAGGCCCAAGCTGCTGTTGCCCTTGCAACTGGTGAGGCTTCTGACATAGTTAGTGAGGAGCTTGCACGAATTGAAGCAGAAGCTGTGGCAGAAAATGTTGTTTCTGCCCACAATGCTCTAGTAGCTCAAGTTGAACAGGATGTAAATGCAAGTTTTGAGAAGGAGCTTTCCATTGAGAGGGAAAAGATTAATGCTATAGAGAAAATGGCTGAAGAGGCAAGGTGTGAATTAGAAACATTAAGAGCTGAGAGAGAGAAGGATGATATTGCCTTGATGAAGGAGCGTGCTGCTATTGAATCTGAAATGGAAGTTCTTTCAAAGTTAAGGCGTGAATTGGAGGAGCAATTGCAAAGCCTTTTGAGCAACAAGGTGGAGATATCATATGAAAAGCAAAGGATTAGCAAACTTGAAAAAGAAGCAGAGAGTGAAAAGCAGGAGATCTCTAGATTACAGTATGACCTAGAGGTTGAGCGGAAAGCCTTGTCAATGGCCAGGTAAGAAAGTAATAATTGTCTTTGGCATGATTCGCCGATTTAAACCTGCAATGGAGTTATCATGTTGTCATCAACTTATGTAAGGGATAGCTAAAACCATACTATGACTAATtacaaccttaatttttttttttttttttattattattatcatcattcaGGGCATGGGCTGAAGACGAGGCAAAAAGAGCGAGAGAGCAGGCAAAAGCCCTTGAAGAGGCTAGATATAGGTGGGAGAAGCATGGCATCAAGGTGGTAGTTGACAGTGATCTTAATGAAGAGAGTTCTACTGGAGTTACATGGCTGACTGCTGGAAAGCAAGTCTCTTCTGTTGAAGGAACTGTTAACAGGGCTGAGAACTTGGTGGACAGGCTCAAGCTAATGGCAGATGACATTAGAGGGAGATCTCGAGTAGTACTTGATAAAATCATAGAGAAAATACTGGTCTTAATCTCAGTTCTGAAGGAGTGGATTGTAGAGGCATGCGCAAGGACCAAAGAACTTAAAGAAGCCACCATCTCAAAGACATGGGCATCAATACACGAGTTGCAGCAGAACACAACTGAATTTAGTTCTGCCATCAAGGAGAAGGCGATAGGATCAATGCAAGAGTTGAAGCAACACACCGCAGAATTTGGTTCAGCTGTCAAGGAAAGCACAAAGCGGGTGACAGAAGATTGCAGGGAAGGAGTGGAGAAACTGACGCAGAAGTTCAAATCCTGAATACTCCCCCAGACCCCCCGTCCCTTCCCACTGTGCCAGTAATAAATTTTGCAGGCAACTTTTACCGAGAAATTAGTGATGTAATAATATTCATTGTATCAACTTACATAATCTTCACCCTCATTTGGAAGATATTTAATGGGTGCAGACACAAATTATCATCTCAACCCGTGAAATGGAAATGATTTCTGCTCCGTGAGATTTGTGTGGATATCCATCCTTTGAATTTGGAGAATTGCATGGGCATCAGTCTTCTGATT
The genomic region above belongs to Populus alba chromosome 12, ASM523922v2, whole genome shotgun sequence and contains:
- the LOC118060498 gene encoding signal peptide peptidase-like 1, with translation METLWKLLYLLEPAPVTLIVTAVAVTFGSAFRALNYGKEMERNLDLSEASITLDRSQALMIPIMSSCSLLLMFYLFSSVSQLLTAFTAIASVSSLFFCLSPFVAYIKSHYGLADPFVSRCCAKSFTRIEGLLLLSCSLTVAAWLVSGHWILNNLLGISICIAFVSHVRLPNIKICAMLLACLFVYDIFWVFYSERFFGANVMVSVATQQASNPVHTVANSLSLPGLQLITKKLELPVKIVFPRNLFSSTAPGGNTTDFMMLGLGDMAIPAMLLALVLCCDYRKSRDPVNLLDLYSSKGQKYIWYALPGYAIGLVIALAAGVLTRSPQPALLYLVPSTLGPVIVVSWFRRELPELWEGSMSNVNDKARQIQV
- the LOC118060495 gene encoding uncharacterized protein isoform X2 — protein: MVWSLLSGMVGAGVAGVILFAGLTFAALSLSKRSTSRPKQEMEPFTTQQEVSLVSDKEDDKVEESESEESKKGIETDLSSSPELNEAPSENKLGDNKETSVDSVDYATRVSDTVDNESVQENLQYESNFDDKSVASETTTSSENLLSSDISASSPISTFEIEQNPVNVEPSNVPDLTNLNTDHQSESPASKIDENSDSSLNSSNSIICEPSEPVGVKISESSPMDTSSDPQIVSQDDMETVASFLTKVNLDLSNTTQDSAERNSSSLEVNHLDERDSSETISESASVDPFANTDVIIASNEMKESKPFFEPPTPEISFSAGIPAPSAVSAALQVLPGKVLVPAVVDQVQGQVLAALQVLKVIEADIQSSDLCTRREFARWLVAASSALSRSTVSKVYPAMYIENFTELAFDDITPDDPDFSSIQGLAEAGLISSKLSSGGLLSSSVENRGPFYFAAESPLSRQDLVSWKMALEKRQLPEADKKMLYKVSGFRDIDKLNPDAWPALAADLSAGDQGIISLAFGCTRLFQPDKPVTKAQAAVALATGEASDIVSEELARIEAEAVAENVVSAHNALVAQVEQDVNASFEKELSIEREKINAIEKMAEEARCELETLRAEREKDDIALMKERAAIESEMEVLSKLRRELEEQLQSLLSNKVEISYEKQRISKLEKEAESEKQEISRLQYDLEVERKALSMARAWAEDEAKRAREQAKALEEARYRWEKHGIKVVVDSDLNEESSTGVTWLTAGKQVSSVEGTVNRAENLVDRLKLMADDIRGRSRVVLDKIIEKILVLISVLKEWIVEACARTKELKEATISKTWASIHELQQNTTEFSSAIKEKAIGSMQELKQHTAEFGSAVKESTKRVTEDCREGVEKLTQKFKS
- the LOC118060495 gene encoding uncharacterized protein isoform X1, with product MVSAMAATCSPTSLQLRLAFNCHNCRRSPATLTRACVRKKKIDSNLRFLFLSQNEPRRNGSSWVVSSSWTDSDNGSDESIENQRKKWFGGMVGAGVAGVILFAGLTFAALSLSKRSTSRPKQEMEPFTTQQEVSLVSDKEDDKVEESESEESKKGIETDLSSSPELNEAPSENKLGDNKETSVDSVDYATRVSDTVDNESVQENLQYESNFDDKSVASETTTSSENLLSSDISASSPISTFEIEQNPVNVEPSNVPDLTNLNTDHQSESPASKIDENSDSSLNSSNSIICEPSEPVGVKISESSPMDTSSDPQIVSQDDMETVASFLTKVNLDLSNTTQDSAERNSSSLEVNHLDERDSSETISESASVDPFANTDVIIASNEMKESKPFFEPPTPEISFSAGIPAPSAVSAALQVLPGKVLVPAVVDQVQGQVLAALQVLKVIEADIQSSDLCTRREFARWLVAASSALSRSTVSKVYPAMYIENFTELAFDDITPDDPDFSSIQGLAEAGLISSKLSSGGLLSSSVENRGPFYFAAESPLSRQDLVSWKMALEKRQLPEADKKMLYKVSGFRDIDKLNPDAWPALAADLSAGDQGIISLAFGCTRLFQPDKPVTKAQAAVALATGEASDIVSEELARIEAEAVAENVVSAHNALVAQVEQDVNASFEKELSIEREKINAIEKMAEEARCELETLRAEREKDDIALMKERAAIESEMEVLSKLRRELEEQLQSLLSNKVEISYEKQRISKLEKEAESEKQEISRLQYDLEVERKALSMARAWAEDEAKRAREQAKALEEARYRWEKHGIKVVVDSDLNEESSTGVTWLTAGKQVSSVEGTVNRAENLVDRLKLMADDIRGRSRVVLDKIIEKILVLISVLKEWIVEACARTKELKEATISKTWASIHELQQNTTEFSSAIKEKAIGSMQELKQHTAEFGSAVKESTKRVTEDCREGVEKLTQKFKS